The Mycobacteriales bacterium nucleotide sequence TGTCCCGGGAAGGCCCACCGGCGCTCCGGCGGGTGGCACCACGGGTCTCCGCGGCGGGCCGGCTGCGGCTGTCCCGCATCACCGTGCACGGGGACGGGCCCGGGGAACGCTGCCCTGCCGGGCAGGCCCGTCATCGCCGGTGTCGGGCTGACGTTCACGCCGATCGCTGTCGCCGGCATCTCAGGGATCGCGCGCGATGAAACCGGCCTCGGGCCGGACTGGTCCAACACGACGCGCATCCGGTTTGCGTTTGACCTTCTCCGCCCGGCTTGCCCGCTTCTACCGTGTCACGATCACCCCGGTCACGGCCCGCCGCTGGCACCTCGTCAGTCCCATGATCGAGGCCTGAAAGCAACAGGAAGCGGAGCCTGGGAGGTGCGCCACGCGCGCATCTCCGGATGAGTCAACGACCCCGCCTACGCGCACTGTTGATGAGTCGACGCGCGCCCGGGGCGGGAGATCACCGACTGGAGTAGTTTGCCCGGAATGATCCGCAGCCAGCCAGGAGGTTACCCAGTGCGCACCACCGTCGCCACGATCGCCGGTGCTGCCGGCCTTGTCCTCGCAGCGGCCGGTGGTGCCGTCGCTGCCACCACGACAACGACAGTGATCACCGGTCCGGCGGTCAGTCGCACCGCTGCCCCGCGGATCGTCTGCGCCATCAATCCGAACGACCTCGCAGCGTGGCTCAGCTGCGCGACCCAGCAGTGCACGAAGACCGTCTGCCGTGACTCCTCGCAGCGGGTGTCCGTGGGTTCGCTCCGTGGCGCAGCTCCCGCCGTGGACACGGCGGCGCGTCCCGTATCCGTCCCGTCCGAACCGCACTCTCCGGTCACGGTGACCGTGTCGAACAGTGGGGGAGGAACCCAGGTTGAGGTCACCTTGGAGGGACGGCCACTGGTCGGGGCGTCGACGGGGTCCGGGCGGACCTGTGTCGGCGTCAGCTACCAGGTGCCCGTGTGTGCTGTGACCCCACAGGTCGTCGCCCCCCGTGCCGGCTGAGCGGGTACCTTAGCCGTCCGCGGGAGTGCGGGTAGCCATCGTTCCCCGGACACCTCCCCGGTGAGGGCAGGTAGTTCCCTCGGTGCGAAGGACATGAGGGGCGACCACACCCTCATGGCAACAGGCGCTGTCTCGGCGTAGGCACTGTCCTGGGACGGGTCGGCTCACGACTCCGGGGAACCCTCGTGCACAGCGACGGCATCGTGCAGATCGCCGTCGATGTCGTGCGGGCCGACCCGGTCGACGGTGGCGAATCCAGCGGGTAGAGACCCATCGGAGTCGATGGGCCGGAAGGCGTTTCGTCGTGGACGGAGCGAGTAATCTCGCGGAAGTGATCGTCTCCGATCCCCTCGCGGAGATGCTCGCTGCTATCGCGCGCGCTGTATATCCGACCGTTGCCGAGTTGGCGCGTGATCCGACCAGGGGCGCGCTCTTCACGGGCCTCCATGCGGCCTACTGGAGAAGTGGGTGGGGCGCTGAATTCTGCGAACGCGCGCTGGCGGATCCGCTGCTGGCCGGGGTCTTCCACGGTCCTGGCAGGGGTCAGTTCCTTCGGCCCGCGGAGTATCACGCGTCGATCATTCTTGGACCCGTGTACCTCACGGACGGGTACCTGACTGGGCGCCAGCTGGCGATCCTGGGAGTCGAGCTGCTCGGGCATGCGACTCGAGGTTGGCTAGTGGACGGCACCCTGACCGAGGAAGCGTACGTTCAACGGGCGCGGGCGGCGGTCTACGACTTCCGTTCACTGATGTCGGGCGAGGAGATCCTGGTCACGACGGTGTACGGGTTCACCGGTGTTGAGATCCCGGAAGGGACCTCAATATCGCTGCCTTTCGGTGTGCTACGCAGCCCTCTCGACACCGCTGAGCGTGGTCTTCTGCACGCCGAGGTGCTCCCGGAGACGTCGGTCTTCATCAGCACCGTCGGTCTTCGCGCGTTCCCCGGTGACGATGCCACCGAGATGTTCCGTGTCCACGGCGCGCCCGCAAGGCAAGCTGCCGACGACGCCGCGCGCAAAGCGGCCCTGGCCGTCACGCTCGCGGTGGAACGTGACCCGCCCGTGGGTGTCGCCCAGGCGTGGTCGATGATGCTCACTCCCTGGGCCCCCGGCTTGGCACGAACGGGGAATCAGCCCGGGCTCACGACCCCCTACCGGGTGAACGCGGCAGACGCTGAAGCGATCGCAACCATGTCGCGGCTCATTGGCACTCACTACCACGAGCGACTCGGCATCGCAGCTCGGCGTTGTCTGTCCGCGCTCGGCGAACGCCGCCACCCAACGGACAGTCTGATCGATGCCATGATCAGTCTCGAAAGTCTCTTCACGCCAGCGAGCCACGAGATCAGTTTCCAACTCGCCGCGTCACTTTCGCTTCTCCTGGAAAAGGATGAGGGCCGGCGGAAGGCCATGTTCAAACACGTCAAGGATCTGTACGGCACTCGAAGCAGAATACTCCACGGCGGGGATGACCCGAGCGTCCCAAACGTCCTTGATGATTCGATCGACGCGGCCACGCTCGCAGTGAGGGCATTGCGCACCCTGTTCCTGGAGCGGCCCGACCTCATCACCGCCGACGACCGAGTGCGACGACTCGTGCTGCAAGATCGGCCGCCCAACCCGGAAGGCTGATGCTCCAGCGGCGAATCCAGATTACCTCAACCCTCGTGGACGAGCGCAGGTTTCTGGCGAGGAACTCCACCCGAGCCATTCACCCCCTGGGCTTGAGCAACCATCGGGGCATGAGCAGCACCCGCAACGAACCGCACCCGGGAGCCGCCTGCCTGGTTTGCCGACCCTCCAACTCCGACGCCGCCGATGGCTGGTCCTGATGAACGACCCGACTCGCCCAATCCGTGGTTGATCGGCTCATCGCCACCAGCTACGAACTCGTCATCGATGCTGAGTCCTATCGTCGCCGGCCTGCGTTGGCTATTACGGCTGCCGGCCCTGTACGCAGCCGACAGGTCTGGTCCGTTGAATCCGAGCGCCGACCTGACGGGCCTGTCGCGGCGTCTTCGAGTGGAACGACCGGCAGCGCCGGTCTAAAGGCGGGAGTCTGGTGCCGTCGCCTGGCTGGCACCTGGCCGTGCCATCAAGCTGCCCGGGGAGGGTCACCCCGTACCGACGGGCATACCTCGATCTCGACCGGGCTGGCTCCGGCTTAACACCAGTCCGTCGTCCGCGGCGAGCGGGACAGTACCGGATCCCGGCCAGGTCGGGGCCGTCGCGCCGCGGATACTTGCGAAGGGTTCCAGCCACCTGGCGCGATTCGGGTTGACCCGGCCGCGGACCCGCATGGGGGCTCTACCATCAACCCCGTGGTCGTCAACGTCGGGGTAGTGAGGAACCCTTTCCGCGGGAACCTCCACCGGTTCTCCCGTCCACGGGCTGTCCGACGTTTGTGGGTCGTCGCCTCGGCCTTGGGATGATGCGGAGCAGACGCCCGCCGTTCAGGCGGGAGAGCCGACTGGACCAGCCTGTGCGGCGGTGTCCGCGGCGGTCCCGAGCAGCCGCCTGGGTGCTCCCCGTGGTGCTGGCAGCGGTGACGCTCCCCATCGCCGGAGGGATGGCGAACACCGGGCAAGCGCTCGCTGCCACCGTCCACAGTCCGGTTCGGGATGTGGCGCACACCGGTCACCGGAAGTCGGTCGTGACGCTGCGTTCGCTGTTTGGCCGACCGGCTGAGGGCTTTCATCCGCGACTGCTGCTGCCCGGAGCCGCCATTTCACACACCCGTTACCCGACGTCGACAGCGGGGGGTGGCGCCCCGCAGAAGTCCTTCACACCGGCCGGTTCGGCGCTGGTGGCGCGCGGCGGCCGGGTGGTGCAGTTCAGCGGCAGTCTCTACGCCGATACCGCTTTCCCGGTGATGAGCCTGGCCCGGCAGGTGAACGCTTTCGGGACCACGCAGCAGGCCCAGCCCCCGGATACGCAACTGGCCGCGGGCCCGCAAACCTTGCTCGAGATGGTCAACGACTCGGTGTCCGTGTGGTCGAAGTCCGGTCAACTCATCGGGTCGAGCAGTGCGTACACCTTCTTCGGGGTGCCGACCGGTTATGACGTCACCGATCCACGGGTGCTCTTCGACACGATCTCGGGGCGATGGTTTGCTTCCGGGTTCGCCCTCGATGCGGCCGGTGACAGCCAGGTCTACCTGGCGGTCTCCACGACGTCGGACCCCACCGGTGGCTGGACCGTCTACGTTGTCGACTCCACCGCGGGGGTGGTCACCGACCAACCGACCCTTGGGTTGGACAGCGTAGACGTGATACTCACCTGGAACGACTTCGTCTCCGCCTCATTCACCGGCTCCGAGGTGTGGGTGATTCAGAAATCGGCGGTGATCGCCGGGGCGAGTAGCGTGCCGGAGACCACGTTCGGCGGCGCGAACACCCCTCCGCGTCCCGCGCCGGCCCAGGCGCTCAGTGCCAGCAATGTGGACTGGATGGTCTACAACGACGCCGACCCCACGGGGAGCGTCCAGGACCAGTCCTATCCGGCGCTGGGGGTCTTTGCGATCAGTGGCACACCGGCTGCCAGCGACGTGACTCTCACTGGGTTCTACCCGCAGATCTATTCCATGTCCCCGCCACCGGCCCCGGTGCAGTCCGGCGGATCGAGCAACGACAGCCAGGACGATGACCGGATCCTGTCCGCGGTGTGGCAGAACGGTGTGCTGTGGACCGACGCCACCGATGGTTGCCTGCCCCAAGGGGACACCGTGGAGCGGGACTGTCTGCGACTGGTGGAACTGTCGGTGTCGGGCACGGCGAGCCCCACCGTGGTGCAGGACTTCGACGTGGCCACCGCCGGTGACGACCTGTACTACCCGGCGACCGGACTGGACCAGGCCGGGGCCATGTACGCGGTGTTCACGGTGTCCTCGGCGTCGAGCTACCCGTCCGTTGCCGTCACCAGCGAGCTGCCGGGAGCGAGCACCCTCAGTGGCGGCACCATCCAGCCGGGGCTGGCCGACTATCAATCGAGCACCCCGCGGTGGGGGGACTACTCAGCTGCCGCGACGGACCCGGTGGACCCCAACGTCGTCTGGTCGACCGGGGAGTATGCCACGGCTGACGGAGCGTGGGGGACCGCGACTGCAGCGCTGTCCACCTCGCCGCAGGGGCCGACCGTCAGTGGGGTCAACCCCACGTCCGGGCCGGCTGCGGGTGGTACCACGGTGACGATCTCCGGGGGGAACTTCACAGGTGCCACTGCGGTGGAGTTCGGTTCCACGCCCGCATCTGGGTTCTCGGTGGCAAACGCCACGTCGATGACCGCAGTTGCCCCGGCGACAACGAGCGGCGGACCGGTGAACGTCACTGTGACCACGCCGTACGGCACCTCGGCCCCGTCGAACGCCGACGTCTTCACCTACGCTTCCCCGCCGTCGACTGCGCCCACTCCGACGATCAACGTGCCGGCGCTGATCTACGGCGACCACGCGGTGACGATCAACGGCTCGGCCGCACCGAACGCCACGGTGATCCTCTGGCAGCGCACCTACGGCACCCCGAGCTACGTGCAGGCCGCGACCACCACTGCGGACTCCTCCGGGGCCTACTCGTTCTTCCGCTGGCAGGACATCCAGCGCAGCTACTACGTGGTCTCCGGTGGGGTCACGTCGGTGACCAAGCTGTTGCAGATCCGGGTGGTCGTGCACGCCGGGGTGACCTCCCCGAGCCGCGGTACCATCGTCGTGCACGTGGTCACCGGCCCACCGCAGGGCGGGCGGGACCTGCGGATCTACCGGATCAACGCGAACAACACCCTGACCCCGGTGTTCTTCGGCCCGTTGAACAGCGCCGGGCAGATCTATGTGACCCTGCACAACTACCCACCGGGTGCCCTGGAGAAGTTCACCGCCGTCGTCTACGCCGCCCCCGGGCTGCTCAACGGTGCCTCCCCGGCCGCCGGCGGGTTCGTCCACAACTGACCAGCCTCGCGGGTGACTCTGGTCGGTTGAATCCGAGCATCCTTGGTGTTAGGCAAATTTCGGTTAGGACCTTTTTGGCTCTTGTGACGAGTGTGCGGATCTGACCGTCCGATAGGCACGAGGGGAGGGAGGGGCTGCCCGCGACACTCGGAAGCACGAGAGCGGCTTCGGTGTGCTGCCGGGCG carries:
- a CDS encoding IPT/TIG domain-containing protein, whose amino-acid sequence is MTLPIAGGMANTGQALAATVHSPVRDVAHTGHRKSVVTLRSLFGRPAEGFHPRLLLPGAAISHTRYPTSTAGGGAPQKSFTPAGSALVARGGRVVQFSGSLYADTAFPVMSLARQVNAFGTTQQAQPPDTQLAAGPQTLLEMVNDSVSVWSKSGQLIGSSSAYTFFGVPTGYDVTDPRVLFDTISGRWFASGFALDAAGDSQVYLAVSTTSDPTGGWTVYVVDSTAGVVTDQPTLGLDSVDVILTWNDFVSASFTGSEVWVIQKSAVIAGASSVPETTFGGANTPPRPAPAQALSASNVDWMVYNDADPTGSVQDQSYPALGVFAISGTPAASDVTLTGFYPQIYSMSPPPAPVQSGGSSNDSQDDDRILSAVWQNGVLWTDATDGCLPQGDTVERDCLRLVELSVSGTASPTVVQDFDVATAGDDLYYPATGLDQAGAMYAVFTVSSASSYPSVAVTSELPGASTLSGGTIQPGLADYQSSTPRWGDYSAAATDPVDPNVVWSTGEYATADGAWGTATAALSTSPQGPTVSGVNPTSGPAAGGTTVTISGGNFTGATAVEFGSTPASGFSVANATSMTAVAPATTSGGPVNVTVTTPYGTSAPSNADVFTYASPPSTAPTPTINVPALIYGDHAVTINGSAAPNATVILWQRTYGTPSYVQAATTTADSSGAYSFFRWQDIQRSYYVVSGGVTSVTKLLQIRVVVHAGVTSPSRGTIVVHVVTGPPQGGRDLRIYRINANNTLTPVFFGPLNSAGQIYVTLHNYPPGALEKFTAVVYAAPGLLNGASPAAGGFVHN